From Nicotiana tabacum cultivar K326 chromosome 20, ASM71507v2, whole genome shotgun sequence, one genomic window encodes:
- the LOC107771554 gene encoding succinate dehydrogenase subunit 5, mitochondrial isoform X1 has protein sequence MQKLILRQSLYRSICRRSSAFSISAAATTAVNHHSHRHLHFSSPNFPASPKSPFHGKIWGAVWPVISGRGESREGEHLNMQAIGSTRSFCEDSAHMPDIKDPEVKRAFKDLMASSWDELPNAVVGDAEHALTKNTDDKEGQEALINVFRAAEAVEDFTGILTSLKMELDDAIGLSGENVRPMSKELSDAFHMVYQRYITYLSAFGSEEGYLKKKVEMELGTKMIHLKMRCSGLDSQWGKMQCYQRRT, from the exons ATGCAGAAACTGATATTGAGACAATCGTTATATCGTTCCATATGTCGTAGATCTTCAGCTTTCTCGATTTCCGCCGCCGCAACTACCGCCGTCAACCACCACTCCCATCGACACCTTCATTTCTCATCCCCGAATTTTCCAGCTTCTCCTAAAAGCCCTTTTCACG GAAAAATTTGGGGTGCAGTATGGCCCGTGATTAGTGGGAGAGGGGAATCTAGAGAAGGGGAGCACCTAAATATGCAAG CAATCGGAAGCACACGTTCTTTCTGTGAGGATTCAGCCCACATGCCAGACATAAAAGATCCAGAGGTCAAACGTGCTTTTAAGGACTTAATGGCTTCAAGCTGGGATGAGCTCCCAAATGCAGTTGTCGGTGATGCAGAGCATGCATTGACTAAAAATACTGATGACAAGGAAGGCCAAGAAGCCTTGATTAATGTTTTCCGTGCAGCAGAAGCAGTGGAGGACTTTACTGGGATTCTCACGTCTCTGAAAATGGAGCTTGATGATGCAATTGGCTTAAGTGGTGAG AATGTGAGGCCTATGTCAAAAGAGCTCTCTGATGCATTTCACATGGTATACCAACGTTACATCACCTACTTGAGTGCTTTTGGGTCAGAGGAGGGATACTTGAAGAAGAAAGTTGAGATGGAACTGGGAACAAAGATGATACACTTGAAGATGAGATGCAGTGGCCTTGATTCTCAATGGGGAAAG atgcagtgttatcaaaggcgcaCTTAA
- the LOC107771554 gene encoding succinate dehydrogenase subunit 5, mitochondrial isoform X2: MQKLILRQSLYRSICRRSSAFSISAAATTAVNHHSHRHLHFSSPNFPASPKSPFHVWPVISGRGESREGEHLNMQAIGSTRSFCEDSAHMPDIKDPEVKRAFKDLMASSWDELPNAVVGDAEHALTKNTDDKEGQEALINVFRAAEAVEDFTGILTSLKMELDDAIGLSGENVRPMSKELSDAFHMVYQRYITYLSAFGSEEGYLKKKVEMELGTKMIHLKMRCSGLDSQWGKMQCYQRRT; the protein is encoded by the exons ATGCAGAAACTGATATTGAGACAATCGTTATATCGTTCCATATGTCGTAGATCTTCAGCTTTCTCGATTTCCGCCGCCGCAACTACCGCCGTCAACCACCACTCCCATCGACACCTTCATTTCTCATCCCCGAATTTTCCAGCTTCTCCTAAAAGCCCTTTTCACG TATGGCCCGTGATTAGTGGGAGAGGGGAATCTAGAGAAGGGGAGCACCTAAATATGCAAG CAATCGGAAGCACACGTTCTTTCTGTGAGGATTCAGCCCACATGCCAGACATAAAAGATCCAGAGGTCAAACGTGCTTTTAAGGACTTAATGGCTTCAAGCTGGGATGAGCTCCCAAATGCAGTTGTCGGTGATGCAGAGCATGCATTGACTAAAAATACTGATGACAAGGAAGGCCAAGAAGCCTTGATTAATGTTTTCCGTGCAGCAGAAGCAGTGGAGGACTTTACTGGGATTCTCACGTCTCTGAAAATGGAGCTTGATGATGCAATTGGCTTAAGTGGTGAG AATGTGAGGCCTATGTCAAAAGAGCTCTCTGATGCATTTCACATGGTATACCAACGTTACATCACCTACTTGAGTGCTTTTGGGTCAGAGGAGGGATACTTGAAGAAGAAAGTTGAGATGGAACTGGGAACAAAGATGATACACTTGAAGATGAGATGCAGTGGCCTTGATTCTCAATGGGGAAAG atgcagtgttatcaaaggcgcaCTTAA
- the LOC107771554 gene encoding succinate dehydrogenase subunit 5, mitochondrial isoform X3, translating to MQKLILRQSLYRSICRRSSAFSISAAATTAVNHHSHRHLHFSSPNFPASPKSPFHAIGSTRSFCEDSAHMPDIKDPEVKRAFKDLMASSWDELPNAVVGDAEHALTKNTDDKEGQEALINVFRAAEAVEDFTGILTSLKMELDDAIGLSGENVRPMSKELSDAFHMVYQRYITYLSAFGSEEGYLKKKVEMELGTKMIHLKMRCSGLDSQWGKMQCYQRRT from the exons ATGCAGAAACTGATATTGAGACAATCGTTATATCGTTCCATATGTCGTAGATCTTCAGCTTTCTCGATTTCCGCCGCCGCAACTACCGCCGTCAACCACCACTCCCATCGACACCTTCATTTCTCATCCCCGAATTTTCCAGCTTCTCCTAAAAGCCCTTTTCACG CAATCGGAAGCACACGTTCTTTCTGTGAGGATTCAGCCCACATGCCAGACATAAAAGATCCAGAGGTCAAACGTGCTTTTAAGGACTTAATGGCTTCAAGCTGGGATGAGCTCCCAAATGCAGTTGTCGGTGATGCAGAGCATGCATTGACTAAAAATACTGATGACAAGGAAGGCCAAGAAGCCTTGATTAATGTTTTCCGTGCAGCAGAAGCAGTGGAGGACTTTACTGGGATTCTCACGTCTCTGAAAATGGAGCTTGATGATGCAATTGGCTTAAGTGGTGAG AATGTGAGGCCTATGTCAAAAGAGCTCTCTGATGCATTTCACATGGTATACCAACGTTACATCACCTACTTGAGTGCTTTTGGGTCAGAGGAGGGATACTTGAAGAAGAAAGTTGAGATGGAACTGGGAACAAAGATGATACACTTGAAGATGAGATGCAGTGGCCTTGATTCTCAATGGGGAAAG atgcagtgttatcaaaggcgcaCTTAA
- the LOC107771560 gene encoding uncharacterized protein LOC107771560 isoform X1, with translation MGFSFNQDSSNTSKRFKFLASTLKDAFASCHSFRKNSHSSAEEDDPICDYDNEDEQVFISAVISKYMELKCRRKTNISTEKFTWAFSPTTGDLFISARLRQKEDNEDQEKEESEDFYSVASRLSPCSSSTGFEAFVTAKTIFSRSSSLDRIDFQDLWTHSIIQEFSHCEGWPFGLYRKALLLPPLPKSPSDSWSWRKSAGTVRMH, from the exons ATGGGATTCTCTTTTAATCAAGACTCTTCAAATACTTCCAAGAGATTCAAATTCCTTGCCTCAACCCTTAAGGATGCATTTGCTAGCTGTCATTCTTTTCGGAAAAATTCACATTCAAGTGCAGAAGAAGATGATCCGATTTGCGACTATGATAATGAAGATGAA CAGGTATTTATATCAGCagtgataagtaaatatatggaGTTGAAATGCAGAAGAAAGACAAACATCTCAACTGAAAAGTTTACCTGGGCATTCTCTCCAACAACAGGAGATTTATTCATCTCTGCAAGACTAAGGCAAAAGGAGGACAATGAGGatcaagaaaaggaagaaagcgAAGATTTTTACTCTGTTGCTAGTCGTCTTTCTCCCTGCTCAAGTTCTACAGGTTTTGAGGCATTTGTCACAGCTAAAACAATCTTTTCTCGTTCTTCAAGCTTAGACAGGATTGACTTCCAAGATCTCTGGACGCATTCTATTATTCAGGAATTCTCTCACTGTGAAGGATGGCCATTTGGCCTATACCGAAAAGCCTTGTTACTTCCACCTTTGCCAAAATCACCATCTGATTCTTGGTCATGGCGCAAGAGTGCTGGAACGGTTAGGATGCATTGA
- the LOC107771560 gene encoding uncharacterized protein LOC107771560 isoform X2, which translates to MGFSFNQDSSNTSKRFKFLASTLKDAFASCHSFRKNSHSSAEEDDPICDYDNEDEVFISAVISKYMELKCRRKTNISTEKFTWAFSPTTGDLFISARLRQKEDNEDQEKEESEDFYSVASRLSPCSSSTGFEAFVTAKTIFSRSSSLDRIDFQDLWTHSIIQEFSHCEGWPFGLYRKALLLPPLPKSPSDSWSWRKSAGTVRMH; encoded by the exons ATGGGATTCTCTTTTAATCAAGACTCTTCAAATACTTCCAAGAGATTCAAATTCCTTGCCTCAACCCTTAAGGATGCATTTGCTAGCTGTCATTCTTTTCGGAAAAATTCACATTCAAGTGCAGAAGAAGATGATCCGATTTGCGACTATGATAATGAAGATGAA GTATTTATATCAGCagtgataagtaaatatatggaGTTGAAATGCAGAAGAAAGACAAACATCTCAACTGAAAAGTTTACCTGGGCATTCTCTCCAACAACAGGAGATTTATTCATCTCTGCAAGACTAAGGCAAAAGGAGGACAATGAGGatcaagaaaaggaagaaagcgAAGATTTTTACTCTGTTGCTAGTCGTCTTTCTCCCTGCTCAAGTTCTACAGGTTTTGAGGCATTTGTCACAGCTAAAACAATCTTTTCTCGTTCTTCAAGCTTAGACAGGATTGACTTCCAAGATCTCTGGACGCATTCTATTATTCAGGAATTCTCTCACTGTGAAGGATGGCCATTTGGCCTATACCGAAAAGCCTTGTTACTTCCACCTTTGCCAAAATCACCATCTGATTCTTGGTCATGGCGCAAGAGTGCTGGAACGGTTAGGATGCATTGA
- the LOC107771555 gene encoding uncharacterized protein LOC107771555 isoform X1 produces MTELMQCAICDFLIQGAMISSSNFIHKTHYEILGVKEDADFEEIRKAYRSAILCFHPDKQQKPSETSNFECLTENKFLEIQRAWETLGNPRSRALYDSELLVLRQDVAIAEDVSLEDLTVQDSGDIIELSCPCRCGDYYFIDSFELADTGCSISRDGCTVSLLTSKSLPASIVLPCGSCSLKVRLLINGDTRLHKDVHL; encoded by the exons ATGACAGAGTTAATGCAGTGTGCGATATGTG ATTTTTTGATACAGGGTGCCATGATTTCGAGCAGCAACTTCATTCATAAGACTCACTATGAGATCCTGGGTGTGAAGGAAGATgcagattttgaagaaatccgtAAAGCCTATCGGTCAGCCATACTTTGTTTTCATCCCGACAAGCAACAAAAGCCATCAGAAACATCCAATTTTGAGTGTCTGACAGAAAACAAATTTTTAGAGATACAGAGAGCTTGGGAAACCCTTGGCAACCCGAGGTCACGTGCACTTTATGACAGTGAATTGCTAGTTTTGAGACAGGATGTAGCAATTGCTGAAGATGTTAGCTTAGAGGACCTTACAGTTCAAGATTCTGGTGATATTATAGAGCTTTCTTGTCCTTGTAGATGTGGTGACTACTACTTTATTGATTCTTTTGAATTGGCTGACACGGGTTGTTCCATATCCAGAGACGGGTGTACAGTCTCTTTGCTGACATCTAAATCTTTGCCAGCATCTATTGTGCTTCCTTGTGGATCTTGCTCACTTAAAGTTCGCCTACTGATTAATGGCGATACTAGGCTTCACAAAGATGTTCACTTGTAA
- the LOC107771555 gene encoding uncharacterized protein LOC107771555 isoform X2, with translation MISSSNFIHKTHYEILGVKEDADFEEIRKAYRSAILCFHPDKQQKPSETSNFECLTENKFLEIQRAWETLGNPRSRALYDSELLVLRQDVAIAEDVSLEDLTVQDSGDIIELSCPCRCGDYYFIDSFELADTGCSISRDGCTVSLLTSKSLPASIVLPCGSCSLKVRLLINGDTRLHKDVHL, from the coding sequence ATGATTTCGAGCAGCAACTTCATTCATAAGACTCACTATGAGATCCTGGGTGTGAAGGAAGATgcagattttgaagaaatccgtAAAGCCTATCGGTCAGCCATACTTTGTTTTCATCCCGACAAGCAACAAAAGCCATCAGAAACATCCAATTTTGAGTGTCTGACAGAAAACAAATTTTTAGAGATACAGAGAGCTTGGGAAACCCTTGGCAACCCGAGGTCACGTGCACTTTATGACAGTGAATTGCTAGTTTTGAGACAGGATGTAGCAATTGCTGAAGATGTTAGCTTAGAGGACCTTACAGTTCAAGATTCTGGTGATATTATAGAGCTTTCTTGTCCTTGTAGATGTGGTGACTACTACTTTATTGATTCTTTTGAATTGGCTGACACGGGTTGTTCCATATCCAGAGACGGGTGTACAGTCTCTTTGCTGACATCTAAATCTTTGCCAGCATCTATTGTGCTTCCTTGTGGATCTTGCTCACTTAAAGTTCGCCTACTGATTAATGGCGATACTAGGCTTCACAAAGATGTTCACTTGTAA